TACCGATACCATCTATTTTGTATTTAAATAGAATTTCGCAGCCTTTTGTTTGAATATTTTTTAATGCATCACGCACAGAGAGGAAACTAAAATCTTCTGTTATGACAGGTAAGTTTGCATCGATTTTCCCTAAACGCCACTCTGTTTCTGTTAAAAGTTTTTGTACTGTATTTTTGATTGAATCGTTTTTAGCTTCAACATTTTTTACTACATAAGAATCAAGTTCATCAGGTGCAAAGCTAATTCCTACAAAAGATAAAATGTTCTCAGATTCAGTGTCTAAAATAATTCTGTATAAGCTATAATAAGAAGCTTCCTCTTTTACAGCCATATACGCTGCTTGTTTTAATTCTTCATCGTAAACAGTGGAGACATTTAGAGTATCATTCATCAATTCTTCTTTATTTGAAGTAATTTCTTTTTCCTGAATGACTTCTATCAGCTCGTTTTCTTTCACGATCCGAAGCAAGTGCTGTCGCTCATCAAAAAAATAAACACTTTTGTTCATAGCTGTACCTCCCGATAAGAAATAATCATCGATCCATTGCTACAACCAATAGTTTGACCTTCTTGGATCGTAAAATTTTCAAAATCACTTTCTAAATCAAGTAGAAAAGTTTGATCCAGCTTATTTACAAAAACTTTTCCTTTTAGGAAATCAAAAATGACTCGATCACCAGCACTTAAATTGTAGCTGGTAATTTTAATCGTTTTATCTCCATTTGAAATCATTAATGAACCAAATTTTGCAATAATGACTTCAATTTTTTCAGGAGTTGTTGGATAAGGCAAATAGGTAGTGATTGCGCCATCTGTTTTTAATAATACAGAATATTTTTTAGGATCCGCACAAAGAATTTCAAAACTTGCAATAATGCTGTTTGTATCTCCACGTACATCATCCGTGGTCATATATTGTCCATAATAATGGTAATCCAGCTCATCTTTAAACCGAATCTCAACATCTGACTCTTTATAAAGTAAACGCATCAACTGATGGTATTTTTTTTGCACATCTTTTGCGTCTTTTCCAATTAATTGATAGCTTACTTTGATTGTTCGAGCAGGTAGCTTTTGATTTAGTTTGATACTACCGACTTGTGTTTCTTGCGTTTCTATATTGAGAGATAACATTTCCCTACCAGTTACAGCTAGTGTACGGTAGCCTGTGATCATTTTTTCAAGATAAAGGCCGTCATACAGCATAGCTGACGAAGGAAGGATCAAATCATCTTTGTGGACTTTTTTCGTTGTGTCTTCAAAATAATACATTTTTTCCCTCCTTCTAAAATGCTAAATTGATAGCAGAATCTTGTCCCATTGCTTCTGAAATGTCTGAAACAAAAGCTTTGAATTGTTGATTGCCGAGTTTGATGTTGAAAGTTGCTGGTTGTTTGGTTTGGATCATCGTTTGTTTACTACTTGATTGAACTGATATATCTTGGACCGTTTCTAAATGTTGATCTAAGCTGTCTAAGCTCGGAAGCATAATTTGAGAAGCTAGTTTATCCATTGGTTGATCGATGACATGAGCATTTCTTTCGATACCGATTGCTAAACCTGCTGGCAACATTGCTCCGATTTCATCTCGCATCCAACGGGATGGTGAGTGGATTTTGAACTTGCCAGTAAAGAAATTTTGAATGCTATCGCCAATATTACTCAAAGTTTTCGAAAGCCATTTAACACCTGCTTCAATACCATCTATCAGCCCTTGTATTATATTTCCACCAATTTCAAATAAATCTACACCTGTAATTTCTTTGATTATCTCATTAGCCATTTTAAATCCCGCAGTAGCAATATCTGGTAACATCCCTATGATTCCTTCAATAAATGTCCATAGTAACTTGCCAGCAGCTAATAAAATATCGGGTAAGTTATCCCATAACCCTTTACACAATGCGGCGACAATTTTAATTGCGGCATCAATTAATGTAGGCAACTGCTCTAAGAGTGTTCCTACTAAAGTTGCAATTGCTTCTAAAGCAACTGGTATCAAGGTTGGTAATACAGAGGCGATACCTTCTGCAAGTTTTGTTAACACTTCAACACCTTTTTTAATAATTTCAGGCAATTTATTCGTAATATTGGTAGTGAACGCTTCAATAATATTTGTTACAGTAGTAATAATCTGATCCTTATTAGTTAAAATTCCGTCAACTAAAGCAATTAATAAATCTAATCCCGTTAATAACAACTGGGGTGCTGCAGCTAATAAGCTTGTGGCTAAGGATTCAATCAACATTAAAGCCGCTGGTATCAATGTTGGTAAACTTTCAATTACCCCATTAACTAAAGCACCAATCAAATCAACTGCACTTTGCATGATTACAGGTAGATTTACGGAAATTGCTTCTGCTAAACCTGCAACTATTTGAGCACCGGAACTAATCAAATCTGGTAATTTAGTAATAATTCCATCTACAAATCCTTTAATGATTTCAGGACCTTTAGTTGTAGCAGTTTCAATCATACTACTAATCTGGCCACCCATTTGGCCGTCTAATAAAGCCAAGCCAGCTAATGCAACCCCTAAAATTGCAGTGGGTGCGATAGCTTTCATGGCAATCCCCATGACTGACACTAATCCTTGCACCATACCACCTAAAGCAGATGTTCCAATCTTCATCGGTCCTTGTATTGCTTTTGACAGCCCAGTTCCTACTATACTGAATTTTGAAAGTTTCTGTTTTATATCTTCTAATCCAAAATCTAACGTAGATCTGAGTGCTGCAGTTGGATCTAATTCACCGCTAGCATATGGATCTGTTAATTTTGGCGGAGCAATCTTCGCTAACATCGAAAAACCTGTGTTACTCATCATTTCCTTAACACCACTTATTTTTTTCTCCAGCTCAGTAAATCTTTTTACAGATATTTGTGAAGCTTTATCAAGCTCCTTAAATGCATCATCACCAATTTTCAATTCTCCTTTAAATACTTTCAGACCATTTTTTGCGTCTGAAAAACGTCGAACTAAATTTTGTGTACTTTCATCCATTCTGTTGAAATTGGAGTCATCAATTTCTAATTTCCCTTTAAATACTTTTTTTAACAAAGAGTAATTCTGACTTGTTTGATCCATCGATCGATTCATATTTTGAAACATCGAACCACTTTGTGAAGTAACGGTCTGAAAAGCTTTTCCTATACCTGTAACAGAACTTTGAAAATCTGGTAGCTCTATGTTTCCTAAGTTTTCATCCAAATTACTTATCCGAGCTTTTATCTCATCAAATGCATTCCCCATACTGGAAGTATTTTCTAATGGCTTAAAAAGGTCTGTTAGACCTGTTTTTAATTTTTGAAAACTATTTTCTGTACTTTTTATTTGTTTTTCAGGTTCTTTTATAGCATTTGTCAAAGCGCTATTTAATGTTTCACTCGTTGCTATCAACATTGAAAAAGATGCATCAATTGACGCGATTGTATCGTTCAATGCACGGCTGAAGTTTCCAACAACTGGTAGACTGCTTGCAAATGTTGTACTGAAAGTATTTATACTTTGGCTCATACTAAAAAATTCTGTTGTTATTTTTCTTCCGATATCAACTAATTCCTTGATATTTGAACCATCTAAAGCTAGCTTATTTTTCAAACTAGATAAAAGAGTTTGAAAGCTGATGAAACTTTGAAGCAAATTTTTTGTTTGGCTATCCAGAGAAATTAGACTAGTGTCATCAATACTTAGTTCTCCTTGAAAAGCATTACTCAGTATGTTATAACTTTTACTTGCTTGATTCATCGAACGAATCATCTGAGCACTTTGAGTTATTACATCCGAAAAAGCCACCCCGATGTTTGTAAGGGTTGTTTGAAAATCAGATAAATCGTTCGCTGAAATCGCTTTATTTAGGGATTCGATCTGCTTTTTCATAACAAGAAATGGTTTTGATAGTTCAGAAGTTTTCGATAGCGGGTTTACAAATTTGTTCAAATGCTTAGTGGCCTTAACTATTTGTTGATCTAAAACCTTGGTAACCTTCATTGATTTTTTTATAGATCTAACAAATTGTTTATTTGTCGTTGGTAATATTTCTTCTGCCATTTTCTCCCTCCTTTCCTATGAATTAAAATTGGCAATCCAATTTCGAAGTTTTTCTTTATCAGGAGAAGTTCCTTTTTGTCGGCCCAATAGTTTCTCTTCTGCTTTGCGATAATCAAAAAATTTATCGAAAGTTCTAAAAACTGGTTTACCTTTTCGTGTTTGTCCTGCCATAACTGTAGCCCAAGCCTGCATATGAATCTCATATTGACGATCTAACTGCTTTAACTGATAGGCCTTCATACGTACCTCATAATCTGGAATCGTCAAACGATCTATTTCATTAAAATCTTCGATTTTTAAGAAACGTAAACAGTTTAAACGAACCTGTTCATACACTTCATCAAAATCTATATTTTTTACGCTTGTGCTTCTTCCAACATTTTGCTGGTCATCATCCCGGTATATTCCGACTTTTTTAACTCATCGATCACTTCTTCAAACAGATTTTTTGTTCCATTTTGTTCAACATAATCTTCTAAAAATTTAACGGTCATTCTAGGCTTTTCTGTCATATTGGCAATCAATAGTACTTCAAAAAGCGTGTCGACATCTGATAAAAGAAGATTTGAAACAATTGCTCCAACGCCTAACTTCAACTGCATTCCACCGCGTTCTACTGAATAACGTTTGTTGGTTTCTTTTAAAAAACCGTAGCCGAATTTGCAGCTAAATGTTTTTTCGTCCATTGTTAGTTCCATCTTTATTCCTCCTGAGTTTGAAAGAGGTTAGTTAAACCAACCTCTTAATTTATATGCTTGTGTTTAAAATATTAGGGCGCTTTTTCTACTTTTACAGTGTCTTTAAACTCATAATCGCCGCCTTCGGAAGTATCTAGCTCTAATGCTGCAAAACCGTTCTTTCCAGCGCCTTCGATTGCCCATTCTAAAGAATATTCCACTTTATTTTCAGCTGTATCCGTTTCTTCAAAGGAAGTAAAATAGCCTTCAAAATATTTTGCCTTATACTTTCCTTCATTATTACCCGTGCCAATTTCTTTGGTATTAATACGCCAGATTTGAACACGTTTATTTTCATCCATCGCTGTTTCTAATTTATCGATTTGAGTTGAACCGATTTTGTATAACGTTGTAGCAGTTACTGTTGTTTCAGTTGCTCCTGGTGTTACAACACTACCGTCTTTCGTTACTGTCGATTCACTTTCTTTCGATTTTGAATAACCATTTTCTGTACTGTAGGCTAGTCCCCACGCACTTTCATTTCCTTCGTCTTCGGCTAAACGAAAACGCCAAACTACATCTACTCCGCTTAATGCTGTCATATGTTCATTTCCTCCTTTAGTCTGTTGCTACTGTTTTAATTCTTCTAATAATTGAAGCGATCGCTTTAATTGAGATGCAAGTTGATTTTTTCTTCGTTGTTCTTCTTTTACCCGCTTTTGCAGCTTTCGGATAATTTTTAACTGTTTTTTGATTGCCTTATCTTGCTGCTCAAACGATACATCCGTTTTAGTATTCAAAAAAACATCGTTCAATTTCGCTTTGACATCTCCTCTCATTTAAAGTCTCGGGCGACTATGATTATCGAAGTTATACAGCAATTATTACTTGATGAACTTAGTATACGTGGAATTAATGAGTGCAAACTCCCAGATTTCTGTTGGTATTATCCCGACTTCCTTTTATTTTCCTGTCACTATTTGGGCACTTCAACCTTATTTTTTGCAGTCTTAGCCAGTTACTGTGGTAAAATAATAGAAGTTCTTCCTATTTTGATACGGGAATAGTATGTATGAAAGGATGTGTAAAACATGCTCTTACAACGGTACACAGCTGATTTTTCAGTAATGATCCAGCACTATCAATTAAATGATGAGCAATTACTCTATACAGGAACTCCTGAAATACCCATCCAAATTTCTCAGACAAACCCTTTTATCCATCCAATTTTAGGGATAGAAAACAAACAATTAACAAATTTTTTTGTTTTAGATGAAAAAAAAGATGTTGCTTTATATACAACAAATGAACAAGCTATTTTACTCAGAACCTTCTCTACAGATAGGCGATATCAAGGACATGGCTACGCAAAAGCAGTGCTAAAAGCGCTACCCGATTACATTCGATCAAATTTCCCAGATATTAATGAAATCATTCTTGCAGTAAACAAAAAGAACATTGCTGCCCAAACACTCTATGAAAAAACAGGTTTTGAGCGTTTAGAGAAAATTATCCAAGGAGAATTTGGACTGCTATTCGTCATGAATATGAAGTTAGAAGTTTGATAAAAAGGAAGAAACGTATAATGACTAAAAAAATAATCGAAAATGAACAGCTCTATTTAAGAGAATTCACGCTCAATGATTTTGAGGATTTATGCTTGATTTTACAAGACGAAGAAACAATGTATGCATATGAATCAGTATTCACAGATGAAAAGGTAAAAGATTGGTTAAATTGGAACTTAAAAAGCTACCAAGAAAATGGTTTTGGTTTGTGGGCGATCATCGACAAAAAAAGGAATAATTTTATTGGACAATGTGGTATTGTTTATTCTGAAGTTGAAAATGATTCCTTATTAGAAATTGGTTACTTAGTCAACAAACGTTATTGGAATCAAGGTTATGCAACCTCTGCTAGCAAATTATGTATCACTTATGCCAAAAATGTATTAAATGCAGAAAAAATTTGTTCGATTATCCGAGATACCAATAGTCCTTCTCAAAAAGTTGCTGAAAAAAATAACATGACGATTGTAAAACAATTTGATAAAGATTATTCTGGTCTACCAGTTCGTCACTTCGTTTATAGTATTGATTTAAATAAGTAAGGAAAGTAGTGAGTAACTTGTTATTTTTAGATCATAGTCCTGACCTTAGCCCCATCGATTTAGAAATTTATAAATATATTGCCTCTCATATCGATGAAGTCGTGTACATGAGAATTCGCGAATTGGCCAAAGAAACCCATAGCAGTACAGCTAGTATTTTGCGTTTTTGCCGAAAATTTGGCTGCGAAGGATTTTCTGAATTTAAAATTAAATTGAATTTATATCGAAAATCATTGGCTGAACCTGTAACCACCCATGCTGTAGATGAAACATCTTTTACTAATTTTATCCAACGATCGACCGAAACTTTTTATCAAGAACGAATTCAAGCAGCGGCGAAATTGTTGTCCGAGAAAGATCTTGTTTTGTTTATCGGGACAGGATCATCAAATATTATTGCTGAATATGGTGCGTTGTACTTTTCATCTATTTTCAGTATGGCCTTTCATATTGAAGATCCAATCAATCATCCAGTCAACTTTTTTAATAAAAGCATGGCGAAAAATGTTTGTGTGATCGCTCTTTCTGTCAGTGGTGAAAATGAAGCGATTATTAATTATCTGAATCATTTTATTACAAATGATAGCTCGATCATTTCGATTACAAATAGTGAAAAGTCACCGATTGCGGCTCTTTCTGATGTAAATATTCCTTATTACATTTCAACAGAAAGAATTGGTGATAGTGATATTACCTCTCAAGTTCCAGCACTTTATACCGTTGAGTATTTAGCAAAAGAAGTGCAAAAACAAAAGCAAGACCACTCATAAAATTGAGCAGTCTTGCTTTTTTAGTTTAGTTACTTTCTTTAAAGAATGTAGGTAAATATTGTTTATGCGCTTCTAATAATTCATCCATTACCTCTTTTGCTACATCGCCACTTGTGATCAATGGATTCATTGTAAATGCTTGTAACAACGTACCGTAATCACCGGTAACTGCTGCTTCAATTGTTAATTCTTCCATTGATTTCATCACTTGCAACAAACCTCGTTCTTGAGGTTTGAAGCTACCGAAATTGTAAGGGACTGGTCCTTTTCCTGTAATCGTACACGTCACTTCTACGGCACTTTCAGCTGGTAAATCTGTGATCGTCCCATTGTTTCTAGTGCTAACGGTCATCGTTGTGCGTTTATCATTATGGATAGAGTTGATGATTTCACACGCTGCATCACTATAACGAGCGCCGCCACGTTCTGCTAATTGTTTTGGTTTGTAATCTAGATTTGGATCTTTATATAGTTCAAACAATTCATGTTCGATTTCTTTCACTTTTTCGGCACGTGTTCCATTGTTTTTAAAGTCTTCTAATTCTTCAGCTAACATTTTATCTGTATAGTAATAATAGTTGTGGTATGGACAAGGAACCATGTGTAAGTTTTCAACTTGTTCCCAAATCAAGTTATTGTCTTTGATATTGGCTACGATTGACTTTGCATCATCTTGACCGTACATCACTTTGATCAGTTCATCTGTACGATCATTCCCGTTTTTATCTGTAATTGTGTGCCAATGTAAGTGATTGATCCCAGCAAATTGGAAGAATAAGTCGCGGTTATTTTCACCTAATAACTCTGCTTCTTCAAATACTGCATTAACTGGAATATTACATAAGCCCACAACCTTATCCCAATTTCCATAACGTAAAACAGCTTCTGTTACCATTCCTGCTGGATTTGTAAAGTTGATCAACCAAGCATTTGGACATAATTCTTTCATGTCTTCTACGATATCTAAAATCACTGGAACAGTTCTTAACGCTTTGAAAATTCCACCGGCCCCATTCGTTTCTTGTCCGATCAACCCATGGCTTAAAGGAATTCGTTCATCTAAAATACGAGCATCTAATAATCCTACACGTAATTGCGTTGTAACAAAATCAGCATCTTTCAATGCTTCACGACGATCTAGCGTTAAATGAACCTCACAATCTACACCAGCTGCTTTGACCATACGTTTTGCCATAGCCCCAACGATTTCTAGTTTTTCTTTTCCTGCTTCAATATCAACTAGCCATAATTCACGCACAGGTAATTCGTCATAACGTTTAATAAATCCTTCTACTAATTCTGGTGTGTAACTTGATCCTCCACCGATCGTAACGATTTTAATTCCTTTTGACATTTCGTTCAGCTCCTTAAGCGATTTATCTGACCTCAGTATAGCGCTTACGAAGAAAACAATATATAGAAAAAACAAAAGTAGTTACACGATGAAAGAAGAGGTAACTTGTGACATCTAGGTAACGTAGTGTAACTAAAAAAGCATTGAACAAAATTCTTTTTCTGTCCAACACTTTATTTATCTCAATCGATCATCATACTCATTAAATGAACATCTAAAAATTCACCATTGTCCGTTTTCGCCCCTCGCGGCATGATCGCTTCTGTTTTAAATCCCATTTTTTCATAAACATGGACCGCACGCTGATTTCGATGCTGCACCGTTAATTCTAAACGACGAATCACTTCGCTTTCCTTCGCCCATAAAATCAGCTCATCCATCATCAAACTTCCTAAACCAAAGCCCCAAAAGTCTTTTAAGATACTGATCCCGATCTCACCAATGTGTTCCATACGTTTTTTTGATGACGCTTTGACAGAAGCCGTACCAATGACTTTGCCATCTGCTAAGGCAACCATCAACACGTTGTTCGATGATTCATAAAGATTTGCTAAGTTCTCACTCATCTCAACGGGAGTCATCTCCATTCCTTTTTCATCCATCACGAGATAAGGCGTCTCACTGCCAATAACTTTTAATGCATGTAAAATCTCTGCTGCATCATCTGGAATAGCTTCCCGAATTGTAAATTCAACCTCTGTCATGCATGTTCCTCCATTTTTTTCTGAATACGCTCTAAAAACATTTGTGCTTGCGATCCAATCGCTTGAAATGATATTGTTCTTTTTTCCAGATTTTCTAGATCTTTTTCGATCATTATATCTAAATAGTCTGTCGGTAAAAATTCACCCAATAATTTTCCCCACTCAACAACAGATAAGCCGTCCCCTTCAAAATATTCATCTAAGCCCAAATCATCGGTGGCACCTTCAATACGATACACATCCATATGATACAACGGTAGACGCCCTTGCTGATACTCTCGAATAATTGTATAGGTAGGGCTTTTGATCATTTGGTCGATTCCTAAACCTAAAGCAATCCCTTTAGTCATCGTTGTTTTCCCTGCACCTAAATCACCAGAAAGAATGATCGTGTCACCAGGCTCTGCGGTAGAACCAATGATTTTAGCTATCGCTTCTGTCTCACCTGAATTACTAATTAGTATATCCATTTTTTCACCTGCCTATCTAAACTATTCATGTTTCTATGTAGTGTAGTATACCGAATTATGACAAAAAAAACTAGAGAACTAGAACAAAACGCTGAACGTTTGATTCGAGTTCTCCAGTAAATGTAATTAGCTCATTAATGTTTGTGCAGCAGTGATGATTGATAATTTGTAGATATCTTCTTCGTTTGCTCCACGTGATAAATCTGAAACTGGTTTGTTCAACCCTTGTAAAATTGGACCGATTGCTTCAAAGTTACCTAAACGTTGAGCGATCTTGTAGCCAATATTTCCTGACTGTAATTCAGGGAAAACAAAGACTGTTGCTTGTCCAGCTACAGGTGAATTAGGTGCTTTTAATTGTGCAACTGATGCAACATATGATGCGTCAAATTGTAATTCACCGTCGATTTCAAGTTCAGGTGCTAAACTTTTAGCAATTTTAGTTGCTTCGACAACTTTATCGACTTCAGGTGCTTTAGCAGAACCTTTTGTTGAAAAACTCATCATTGCAACTTTTGGCTCGATATCGAATAATTCCGCTGTTTTTGCACTATCGACTGCAATCTCAGCTAACTCTTGTGCTGTTGGATTTACATTGATCGCGCAATCTGCAAAGATATATTTTTCTTGGTCGCGACCACGAACCATGATCATCGCACCACTTGTACGGCTAACACCTGGTTTTGTTTTGATGATTTGTAGTGCTGGACGAACAGTATCTCCAGTTGAATGGATCGCTCCACTGACCATACCATCAGCTAGTCCCATGTAAGTTAGCATTGTCCCAAAGTAGTTTACATCTTTTAAAATCTTACGTGCATCTTCATCTGTAACTTTTCCATTACGGCGTTCAACAAATGCTTGAACCATATCTTCCCATCCATCATAATTATCTGGATCGATGATCGTAAAGTTAGAAGCTTTAATTCCGCGAGCATGTGCTGCTTCCACAATTGCTTCTTGTTTACCGATCAAGATCGGTTCCATCAACTCTTCTGCTTTCAAGCGAGCAGCAGCTCCTAAAATACGAGGATCTGTTGCTTCTGGGAAAACAATTTTAATGTTACGGCGAATGACTTTAAATTTTAAGCTATCGAATAATTCCACGATATACCCTCCAATGATTATTTATACAATCTAATCATACACCATTCCGCAAGAAAATAACAGTTATTTATAGCTGTATTAGTGTAAAAAATGTTGATTCTGATATTATATTCACAAACTTGCCCTTCTGCACTATAACAGAGTTCGCTGTTTTAAGACACTGTATCAGGCAACTGCCAGTTGATTGGTGTTTCGCCTAATTGCTCTAAAGCTTGATTGGTTTTTGAGAATGGTTTTGATCCAAAAAAACCGCGATGTGCTGCTAAAGGACTTGGATGTGGAGACTTGATAATGATATGTTTGTTTGTATCGATCATTTTGATTTTTTCTTGGGCCGGTTTGCCCCATAAAATAAAGACAATAGGCTGATCACGTTCATTCAACTTTTTAATGATGGCATCCGTCAAATTCTCCCAGCCTTGTCCCCGATGAGAATAGGCTTGACCATTGCGAACAGTTAAAACAGTATTTAATAAGAGAACGCCTTGTTTAGCCCAACTTTCTAAAAATCCATGTGAAACAGGCGGATAACCTAAATCCGCTTGAAGCTCTTTATAGATGTTCATTAACGAAGGTGGTGTTCTAACCCCTGGTTGGACAGAAAAACTTAATCCATGAGCTTGGTTGGGCCCATGATACGGGTCTTGACCCAATATCACAACTTTTACATCTTCGTACGGTGTTAACTCTAAAGCAGAATAAATATGGTACATATCTGGATATATCGTTTGATCGCTATATTCCTGTTTTAAAAATTTTCTTAGATTTAAATAATACTCCTTTGTAAATTCTTCTTCTAACACTTCCTGCCAACTATTATGAATGATTTCCTTCATTAGTCGCCCTCCTTTGATTTGCTTAATTCAATATTTTACGAACTATTAATAATTAAAACTTCTATTCTGAAAACTTTCTTTTACACTTTTAGCATAGCGGATTTATTAAGAAGTGACAAGAGAATTTTTTCTGCACTGAAATGGAAAAAACATGGTAAACTATAGATAAGATAAATAAACGAGGTGTAGAAAATTT
This sequence is a window from Enterococcus sp. 7F3_DIV0205. Protein-coding genes within it:
- a CDS encoding MurR/RpiR family transcriptional regulator, with translation MLFLDHSPDLSPIDLEIYKYIASHIDEVVYMRIRELAKETHSSTASILRFCRKFGCEGFSEFKIKLNLYRKSLAEPVTTHAVDETSFTNFIQRSTETFYQERIQAAAKLLSEKDLVLFIGTGSSNIIAEYGALYFSSIFSMAFHIEDPINHPVNFFNKSMAKNVCVIALSVSGENEAIINYLNHFITNDSSIISITNSEKSPIAALSDVNIPYYISTERIGDSDITSQVPALYTVEYLAKEVQKQKQDHS
- a CDS encoding 6-phospho-beta-glucosidase, with protein sequence MSKGIKIVTIGGGSSYTPELVEGFIKRYDELPVRELWLVDIEAGKEKLEIVGAMAKRMVKAAGVDCEVHLTLDRREALKDADFVTTQLRVGLLDARILDERIPLSHGLIGQETNGAGGIFKALRTVPVILDIVEDMKELCPNAWLINFTNPAGMVTEAVLRYGNWDKVVGLCNIPVNAVFEEAELLGENNRDLFFQFAGINHLHWHTITDKNGNDRTDELIKVMYGQDDAKSIVANIKDNNLIWEQVENLHMVPCPYHNYYYYTDKMLAEELEDFKNNGTRAEKVKEIEHELFELYKDPNLDYKPKQLAERGGARYSDAACEIINSIHNDKRTTMTVSTRNNGTITDLPAESAVEVTCTITGKGPVPYNFGSFKPQERGLLQVMKSMEELTIEAAVTGDYGTLLQAFTMNPLITSGDVAKEVMDELLEAHKQYLPTFFKESN
- a CDS encoding GNAT family N-acetyltransferase, yielding MLLQRYTADFSVMIQHYQLNDEQLLYTGTPEIPIQISQTNPFIHPILGIENKQLTNFFVLDEKKDVALYTTNEQAILLRTFSTDRRYQGHGYAKAVLKALPDYIRSNFPDINEIILAVNKKNIAAQTLYEKTGFERLEKIIQGEFGLLFVMNMKLEV
- a CDS encoding tail assembly chaperone, with amino-acid sequence MELTMDEKTFSCKFGYGFLKETNKRYSVERGGMQLKLGVGAIVSNLLLSDVDTLFEVLLIANMTEKPRMTVKFLEDYVEQNGTKNLFEEVIDELKKSEYTGMMTSKMLEEAQA
- a CDS encoding phage major tail protein, TP901-1 family, translated to MTALSGVDVVWRFRLAEDEGNESAWGLAYSTENGYSKSKESESTVTKDGSVVTPGATETTVTATTLYKIGSTQIDKLETAMDENKRVQIWRINTKEIGTGNNEGKYKAKYFEGYFTSFEETDTAENKVEYSLEWAIEGAGKNGFAALELDTSEGGDYEFKDTVKVEKAP
- a CDS encoding GNAT family N-acetyltransferase, with product MTKKIIENEQLYLREFTLNDFEDLCLILQDEETMYAYESVFTDEKVKDWLNWNLKSYQENGFGLWAIIDKKRNNFIGQCGIVYSEVENDSLLEIGYLVNKRYWNQGYATSASKLCITYAKNVLNAEKICSIIRDTNSPSQKVAEKNNMTIVKQFDKDYSGLPVRHFVYSIDLNK
- a CDS encoding GNAT family N-acetyltransferase, with the translated sequence MTEVEFTIREAIPDDAAEILHALKVIGSETPYLVMDEKGMEMTPVEMSENLANLYESSNNVLMVALADGKVIGTASVKASSKKRMEHIGEIGISILKDFWGFGLGSLMMDELILWAKESEVIRRLELTVQHRNQRAVHVYEKMGFKTEAIMPRGAKTDNGEFLDVHLMSMMID
- a CDS encoding distal tail protein Dit; translated protein: MYYFEDTTKKVHKDDLILPSSAMLYDGLYLEKMITGYRTLAVTGREMLSLNIETQETQVGSIKLNQKLPARTIKVSYQLIGKDAKDVQKKYHQLMRLLYKESDVEIRFKDELDYHYYGQYMTTDDVRGDTNSIIASFEILCADPKKYSVLLKTDGAITTYLPYPTTPEKIEVIIAKFGSLMISNGDKTIKITSYNLSAGDRVIFDFLKGKVFVNKLDQTFLLDLESDFENFTIQEGQTIGCSNGSMIISYREVQL
- a CDS encoding phage tail protein, encoding MAEEILPTTNKQFVRSIKKSMKVTKVLDQQIVKATKHLNKFVNPLSKTSELSKPFLVMKKQIESLNKAISANDLSDFQTTLTNIGVAFSDVITQSAQMIRSMNQASKSYNILSNAFQGELSIDDTSLISLDSQTKNLLQSFISFQTLLSSLKNKLALDGSNIKELVDIGRKITTEFFSMSQSINTFSTTFASSLPVVGNFSRALNDTIASIDASFSMLIATSETLNSALTNAIKEPEKQIKSTENSFQKLKTGLTDLFKPLENTSSMGNAFDEIKARISNLDENLGNIELPDFQSSVTGIGKAFQTVTSQSGSMFQNMNRSMDQTSQNYSLLKKVFKGKLEIDDSNFNRMDESTQNLVRRFSDAKNGLKVFKGELKIGDDAFKELDKASQISVKRFTELEKKISGVKEMMSNTGFSMLAKIAPPKLTDPYASGELDPTAALRSTLDFGLEDIKQKLSKFSIVGTGLSKAIQGPMKIGTSALGGMVQGLVSVMGIAMKAIAPTAILGVALAGLALLDGQMGGQISSMIETATTKGPEIIKGFVDGIITKLPDLISSGAQIVAGLAEAISVNLPVIMQSAVDLIGALVNGVIESLPTLIPAALMLIESLATSLLAAAPQLLLTGLDLLIALVDGILTNKDQIITTVTNIIEAFTTNITNKLPEIIKKGVEVLTKLAEGIASVLPTLIPVALEAIATLVGTLLEQLPTLIDAAIKIVAALCKGLWDNLPDILLAAGKLLWTFIEGIIGMLPDIATAGFKMANEIIKEITGVDLFEIGGNIIQGLIDGIEAGVKWLSKTLSNIGDSIQNFFTGKFKIHSPSRWMRDEIGAMLPAGLAIGIERNAHVIDQPMDKLASQIMLPSLDSLDQHLETVQDISVQSSSKQTMIQTKQPATFNIKLGNQQFKAFVSDISEAMGQDSAINLAF
- the tsaE gene encoding tRNA (adenosine(37)-N6)-threonylcarbamoyltransferase complex ATPase subunit type 1 TsaE; amino-acid sequence: MDILISNSGETEAIAKIIGSTAEPGDTIILSGDLGAGKTTMTKGIALGLGIDQMIKSPTYTIIREYQQGRLPLYHMDVYRIEGATDDLGLDEYFEGDGLSVVEWGKLLGEFLPTDYLDIMIEKDLENLEKRTISFQAIGSQAQMFLERIQKKMEEHA